One region of Niallia sp. Man26 genomic DNA includes:
- the xylB gene encoding xylulokinase, with amino-acid sequence MKYCFGVDLGTSAVKILLVDKNGNVAHEVSKSYPLIHEKSGYSEQDPEEWVNKTLEGFTEIIEVFEGEKEDIDGISFSGQMHGLVLLNKENQVLRNAILWNDTRTTEQCRLIEEKAGEKLLSITKNPALEGFTLPKLLWVKQYEEDLFKQAAVFMLPKDYLRYRLTGSIHTEYSDAAGTLLLDISKKEWSAELCELFGIDASLCPQLVESHALVGTVTAEVAEKTGLSPECKVFAGGADNACGAIGAGILASGKTLCSIGTSGVVLSYEEKAEKDFQGKVHYFNHGEENAYYTMGVTLAAGHSLSWFKDTFAEHDGFEEMLAEINLVPIGSNGLLFTPYLAGERTPYADALIRGSFIGIDATHKRRDFVRAVLEGITFSLNESIEIFREHGKTIDTIISIGGGAKNEAWLQMQADIFNAKVLKLSSEQGPGMGAAMLAAVGAGWFSSLEECANTMLQTVKEYEPIQENVKRYEELYRIYKKVYGQTKMLSEELTQFRK; translated from the coding sequence ATGAAGTATTGCTTTGGAGTAGATTTAGGTACAAGTGCTGTAAAGATTTTACTTGTTGATAAAAACGGAAATGTCGCTCATGAGGTATCAAAGTCGTATCCTTTGATCCATGAAAAATCAGGCTACAGTGAACAAGACCCTGAGGAGTGGGTGAACAAAACACTTGAGGGCTTCACTGAAATCATAGAAGTGTTCGAAGGGGAGAAAGAGGATATTGACGGGATAAGTTTCTCAGGTCAAATGCATGGCCTTGTCCTGCTCAATAAGGAAAATCAAGTATTGCGAAACGCGATACTTTGGAATGATACGAGAACAACAGAGCAGTGCCGGTTAATTGAGGAAAAGGCTGGTGAAAAATTGCTTTCTATCACAAAAAATCCGGCATTAGAAGGCTTTACTTTGCCGAAACTGTTATGGGTTAAGCAATATGAAGAAGATCTTTTCAAACAAGCCGCTGTTTTCATGCTGCCAAAGGATTATCTCAGGTACAGGCTCACTGGCAGCATACATACAGAATACTCCGATGCTGCAGGCACTCTTTTGTTAGATATAAGTAAAAAAGAATGGAGTGCAGAGCTTTGTGAATTGTTCGGCATTGATGCTAGTCTTTGTCCGCAGCTTGTTGAATCACATGCACTTGTTGGAACTGTCACAGCAGAAGTTGCGGAGAAAACAGGGCTGTCTCCTGAATGCAAAGTGTTCGCCGGCGGTGCGGATAATGCTTGTGGAGCAATCGGCGCAGGTATTCTGGCGAGTGGGAAAACACTTTGCAGCATCGGCACATCTGGTGTTGTGCTTTCCTATGAAGAAAAAGCAGAGAAGGATTTTCAAGGAAAGGTACATTACTTCAATCATGGAGAGGAAAATGCCTATTATACGATGGGAGTGACATTAGCAGCAGGTCACAGCTTGAGCTGGTTTAAAGATACTTTTGCCGAGCATGATGGTTTTGAGGAAATGCTGGCAGAAATAAATCTTGTTCCAATTGGGTCAAACGGACTGTTATTTACCCCATATTTAGCAGGTGAGAGAACACCATATGCAGATGCATTGATTCGGGGCAGTTTCATAGGAATAGATGCAACACATAAACGCCGAGATTTTGTTCGTGCTGTACTGGAGGGTATTACCTTTTCCTTAAATGAATCAATTGAGATTTTTCGAGAGCACGGTAAGACAATCGACACAATTATCTCAATTGGCGGCGGAGCCAAAAATGAAGCGTGGCTGCAGATGCAGGCAGATATCTTTAATGCAAAAGTCCTGAAGCTATCAAGTGAACAAGGGCCAGGGATGGGAGCGGCCATGCTTGCAGCAGTTGGAGCAGGGTGGTTTTCGTCATTAGAGGAGTGTGCGAACACGATGTTGCAGACTGTGAAGGAATATGAGCCTATTCAAGAGAATGTAAAAAGGTATGAAGAATTATACCGAATCTACAAGAAGGTCTATGGTCAAACCAAAATGCTGTCTGAAGAGTTAACACAGTTTCGAAAATAA
- a CDS encoding aldo/keto reductase: MKYRELGKTGLKISEVSFGTWAIGGSWGKTDDEEALKSLDRAIGEGVNFFDTADVYGNGHSEELLAKVSKGKEEDIHIATKFCRGGDIHAADTYTYENVRTFCENSLKRLNREAIDLYQIHCPPLEILQDGKVFAVLDRLKQEGKIKHYGVSVETVEEGLLCLEHEGVDSLQVIFNIFRQKPLEKLLPEAKQKGTGILVRLPLASGLLTGKFTQGHRFEKDDHRAFNENGESFNIGETFSGLGFSKGVELTEQIAWIGDRRQSMASAALRWILDHEEVSCIIPGFKNENQILANLAALDEAPFTQEEKTRLNHFYQQNVKNSIRGPY; this comes from the coding sequence ATGAAGTATAGAGAGCTGGGGAAAACAGGTCTGAAGATAAGCGAGGTCAGTTTTGGAACATGGGCGATTGGCGGTTCATGGGGGAAAACGGATGATGAAGAGGCACTGAAATCGCTTGACAGGGCAATAGGGGAAGGGGTGAATTTCTTTGATACGGCCGATGTCTATGGGAATGGACACAGTGAGGAATTGCTGGCTAAGGTGTCTAAGGGGAAGGAAGAGGATATTCACATTGCGACAAAATTTTGCCGAGGCGGAGATATTCATGCAGCCGACACCTACACTTATGAAAATGTTCGAACCTTCTGCGAAAACAGCTTGAAGCGCTTGAACAGAGAAGCAATTGACTTATATCAGATTCATTGTCCGCCCCTTGAAATCCTTCAGGACGGTAAAGTTTTTGCAGTGCTGGACCGTTTGAAGCAGGAAGGGAAAATAAAGCATTATGGTGTCAGTGTTGAAACAGTGGAAGAGGGATTGCTGTGTCTTGAGCATGAAGGGGTAGATTCACTGCAGGTTATCTTTAATATCTTCCGTCAAAAGCCTCTAGAGAAATTGCTGCCAGAAGCAAAGCAGAAGGGAACGGGTATCTTAGTTCGCCTGCCGCTGGCAAGCGGCCTGTTAACAGGCAAATTTACGCAGGGGCACCGCTTTGAAAAAGATGATCATCGCGCATTTAATGAAAATGGGGAGTCCTTTAATATCGGAGAGACTTTTAGCGGACTCGGTTTTTCAAAGGGTGTTGAGCTCACGGAGCAGATTGCGTGGATTGGTGATAGACGTCAATCGATGGCATCTGCTGCCTTAAGATGGATACTTGATCATGAGGAAGTGTCCTGCATTATCCCAGGCTTCAAAAATGAAAACCAAATTCTTGCAAACTTAGCAGCGCTGGATGAAGCACCTTTTACACAGGAGGAAAAAACGCGGCTTAACCATTTTTATCAACAGAACGTAAAAAACAGCATCAGAGGACCGTATTGA